A section of the Paramisgurnus dabryanus chromosome 4, PD_genome_1.1, whole genome shotgun sequence genome encodes:
- the LOC135735646 gene encoding sodium/potassium-transporting ATPase subunit alpha-1-like, with translation MGRGEGREQYELAATSEQGGKKPKPKGKKEKDKDMDELKKEVDLDDHRLSLDELGKKYGTDLTKGLSASRATEILARDGPNALTPPPTTPEWVKFCKQLFGGFSTLLWIGAILCFLAYGILAASEDEPANDNLYLGIVLSAVVMITGCFSYYQEAKSSKIMDSFKNLVPQQALVIRDGEKKNINAEEVVVGDLVEVKGGDRIPADLRIISAHGCKVDNSSLTGESEPQTRAPDFSNDNPLETRNIAFFSTNCVEGTARGVVINTGDRTVMGRIATLASGLEVGRTPISIEIEHFIHIITGVAVFLGVSFFILSLILGYSWLEAVIFLIGIIVANVPEGLLATVTVCLTLTAKRMAKKNCLVKNLEAVETLGSTSTICSDKTGTLTQNRMTVAHMWFDNQIHEADTTENQSGTAFDRSSATWAALARVAGLCNRAVFLAEQESVPILKRDVAGDASESALLKCIELCCGSVKGMREQYNKIAEIPFNSTNKYQLSIHKNLTPSETKHLLVMKGAPERILDRCASILIQGKEQPLDDEMKDAFQNAYLELGGLGERVLGFCHFHLPDEQFPEDFQFDCDEVNFPTENLCFIGLMSMIDPPRAAVPDAVGKCRSAGIKVIMVTGDHPITAKAIAKGVGIISEGNETVEDIAARLNIPVNEVNPRDAKACVIHGGDLKDLSSEQLDDVLKHHTEIVFARTSPQQKLIIVEGCQRQGAIVAVTGDGVNDSPALKKADIGVAMGIAGSDVSKQAADMILLDDNFASIVTGVEEGRLIFDNLKKSIAYTLTSNIPEITPFLFFIIVNIPLPLGTVTILCIDLGTDMVPAISLAYEAAESDIMKRQPRNPKTDKLVNERLISIAYGQIGMIQALAGFFTYFVILAENGFLPSTLLGIRVFWDDKQVNDLEDSYGQQWTYEQRKIVEFTCHTAFFTSIVIVQWADLIICKTRRNSVFQQGMKNKILIFGLFEETALAAFLSYCPGMDVALRMYPLKPNWWFCAFPYSLLIFIYDEIRKLIIRRSPGGWVERETYY, from the exons ATGGGACGAGGA GAAGGTCGAGAACAATATGAGCTGGCGGCCACGTCAGAGCAGGGGGGCAAGAAGCCAAAGCCCAAgggcaaaaaagagaaagatAAAGACATGGATGAACTGAAGAAAGAAGTGGATTTG GATGATCACAGATTATCCCTGGATGAACTCGGTAAGAAATACGGCACTGATTTAACCAAG GGATTGTCTGCTTCCCGTGCTACTGAAATCTTGGCTCGTGATGGACCCAACGCTCTGACTCCACCTCCAACAACACCCGAATGGGTGAAGTTCTGCAAGCAGCTCTTCGGAGGCTTCTCAACTCTCCTGTGGATTGGAGCAATCCTTTGTTTTCTGGCTTATGGTATCCTGGCCGCCTCAGAGGATGAACCTGCCAATGATAAC TTGTATCTGGGAATCGTGCTTTCTGCTGTCGTGATGATCACTGGATGTTTCTCTTACTATCAAGAGGCCAAGAGCTCCAAGATCATGGACTCCTTCAAGAACCTCGTCCCTCAG CAAGCTTTGGTCATCCGTGATGGCGAGAAGAAGAATATCAATGCTGAAGAAGTGGTGGTGGGAGATCTTGTGGAGGTCAAGGGTGGAGACAGGATTCCTGCAGATCTGCGTATCATCTCCGCGCACGGATGCAAG GTGGACAACTCTTCCCTCACTGGTGAATCTGAGCCTCAGACTCGAGCCCCTGACTTCTCCAACGATAACCCTCTGGAGACACGAAACATTGCGTTCTTTTCTACCAACTGTGTTGAAG GTACTGCCAGAGGTGTCGTCATTAACACTGGTGACCGCACAGTCATGGGTCGTATCGCTACTCTTGCTTCTGGTCTTGAAGTGGGTAGAACCCCCATCTCTATTGAGATTGAACATTTCATCCACATCATCACCGGTGTAGCCGTCTTCCTTGGTGTGAGCTTCTTCATTTTGTCCTTGATTCTCGGCTACAGTTGGCTGGAAGCCGTCATCTTCTTGATCGGTATCATTGTCGCCAATGTGCCCGAGGGTCTCTTGGCTACTGTCACT gtgtgtctgactcTGACAGCCAAACGTATGGCAAAGAAGAATTGTCTGGTGAAGAATCTTGAAGCTGTGGAGACTCTCGGCTCAACCTCCACCATCTGCTCTGACAAGACTGGAACTTTAACCCAGAACAGAATGACTGTGGCTCACATGTGGTTTGACAACCAGATTCACGAAGCAGACACCACAGAGAACCAAAGTGGAACCGCGTTTGACAGAAGCTCAGCTACGTGGGCCGCCCTCGCACGCGTTGCCGGCCTGTGCAACCGCGCCGTCTTCCTTGCCGAACAAGAAAGCGTCCCGATTTTAAAG AGAGATGTGGCAGGTGATGCATCTGAATCTGCCCTTCTGAAGTGCATAGAGCTCTGCTGTGGGTCTGTGAAAGGGATGAGAGAGCAATACAACAAAATCGCCGAGATCCCTTTCAACTCCACCAACAAATATCAG CTTTCCATCCACAAGAACCTCACACCGTCTGAAACCAAACACCTGCTGGTAATGAAGGGAGCTCCAGAGAGAATCCTGGACAGGTGCGCTTCCATTTTGATCCAAGGAAAAGAGCAGCCACTCGATGATGAGATGAAGGATGCCTTCCAGAATGCCTACTTGGAACTTGGTGGTCTGGGAGAAAGAGTACTTG GATTTTGCCACTTCCACCTTCCCGATGAGCAGTTCCCAGAGGACTTCCAGTTTGATTGCGATGAAGTTAACTTCCCAACTGAGAACCTTTGTTTCATTGGCCTTATGTCCATGATCGACCCTCCTCGTGCCGCTGTACCAGATGCTGTGGGCAAATGTAGGAGCGCTGGAATCAAG GTTATCATGGTTACCGGTGATCATCCAATCACAGCCAAGGCCATTGCCAAGGGAGTTGGTATCATCTCTGAGGGCAACGAAACCGTCGAAGACATCGCTGCTCGCCTTAACATTCCTGTTAATGAGGTCAACCCAAG GGATGCCAAAGCTTGTGTGATTCACGGTGGTGACTTGAAGGATTTGTCCTCTGAGCAGTTAGATGATGTATTAAAACACCACACAGAAATCGTGTTTGCCAGAACATCTCCTCAACAGAAGCTGATTATTGTTGAAGGTTGCCAGAGACAG GGTGCCATCGTAGCTGTAACAGGTGATGGTGTGAATGACTCTCCTGCTCTGAAAAAGGCTGATATTGGTGTGGCTATGGGTATTGCTGGATCTGATGTATCCAAACAGGCCGCTGACATGATTCTACTGGACGACAACTTCGCCTCAATCGTCACTGGAGTAGAAGAAG GTCGTCTGATCTTTGATAACTTGAAGAAATCCATCGCTTACACCCTCACTAGTAACATTCCTGAGATCACTCCCTTCCTCTTCTTCATCATTGTCAACATCCCTCTTCCTTTGGGAACCGTCACCATTCTCTGTATCGATCTGGGCACTGACATG GTTCCAGCTATCTCATTGGCCTATGAAGCTGCTGAAAGCGACATCATGAAACGTCAACCCAGAAACCCCAAGACGGATAAACTTGTAAATGAGAGACTTATTAGCATAGCCTATGGTCAAATCG GAATGATTCAAGCTCTGGCTGGGTTCTTTACGTATTTTGTCATCCTGGCCGAAAACGGTTTTCTCCCCTCAACGTTACTGGGTATTCGAGTGTTTTGGGATGACAAGCAAGTCAATGACCTGGAGGACAGCTATGGTCAGCAATGG ACATACGAGCAAAGGAAGATTGTCGAGTTTACATGCCACACAGCCTTCTTCACCAGTATTGTCATCGTACAGTGGGCAGATTTGATCATCTGCAAGACCAGAAGGAACTCAGTTTTCCAGCAAGGAATGAA GAATAAGATCCTCATCTTTGGACTGTTTGAAGAAACTGCTCTAGCCGCTTTCTTGTCCTACTGCCCAGGCATGGACGTCGCTCTTAGAATGTACCCacttaa ACCAAACTGGTGGTTCTGTGCTTTCCCCTACTCACTCCTCATCTTTATTTATGATGAAATCCGTAAACTCATCATCCGACGCAGCCCAGGAG GTTGGGTGGAGAGGGAGACCTACTATTAA
- the LOC135735647 gene encoding sodium/potassium-transporting ATPase subunit alpha-1, which translates to MGLGTGNDKYKLAATSEDGAKMPKKAKRKQKDMDDLKKEVDLDDHKLTLEELHRKYGTDINRGLSSTRVKEVLARDGPNALTPPPTTPEWVKFCKQLFGGFSTLLWIGAILCFLAYGIQAASEDEPANDNLYLGIVLAGVVIITGCFSYYQEAKSSKIMESFKNLVPQQALVVRDGEKKSINAEEVVAGDLVEVKGGDRIPADLRIISAHGCKVDNSSLTGESEPQTRSPDFSNENPLETRNIAFFSTNCVEGTARGIVINTGDRTVMGRIATLASSLEGGQTPIAKEIEHFIHIITGVAVFLGVTFFILSLILGYGWLEAVIFLIGIIVANVPEGLLATVTVCLTLTAKRMAKKNCLVKNLEAVETLGSTSTICSDKTGTLTQNRMTVAHMWFDNQIHEADTTENQSGASFDRSSPTWAALARIAGLCNRAVFLGDQSHLPILKRETAGDASESALLKCIELCCGSITEMRDKYAKVAEIPFNSTNKYQLSIHKNPNSSESKHLLVMKGAPERILDRCSTILIQGKEQPLDHDLKDSFQNAYVELGGLGERVLGFCHFSLSDDQFPEGFAFDADEVNFPTENLCFVGLISMIDPPRAAVPDAVGKCRSAGIKVIMVTGDHPITAKAIAKGVGIISEGNETVEDIAARLNIPVGDVNPRDAKACVVHGGELKSMSEEELDDILKHHTEIVFARTSPQQKLIIVEGCQRQGAIVAVTGDGVNDSPALKKADIGVAMGIAGSDVSKQAADMILLDDNFASIVTGVEEGRLIFDNLKKSIAYTLTSNIPEISPFLLFIIANIPLPLGTVTILCIDLGTDMVPAISLAYETAESDIMKRQPRNAKTDKLVNERLISMAYGQIGMMQAVAGFFAYFVILAENGFLPSDLIGIRVNWDDKYLNDLEDSYGQQWTYERRKVIEYTCHTAFFASIVIVQWADLIICKTRRNSIVQQGMRNKILIFGLFEETALAAFLSYCPGMDVALRMYPLKPSWWFCAFPYSLLIFVYDEVRRYILRRSPGGWMEQETYY; encoded by the exons ATGGGGCTTGGC ACGGGGAACGATAAGTACAAATTGGCGGCAACTTCAGAAGATGGAGCCAAAATGCCAAAAAAGGCGAAAAGAAAGCAGAAGGACATggatgatttaaaaaaagaagtgGATTTG GACGATCACAAATTAACTTTAGAAGAACTTCATCGGAAATACGGTACAGACATAAACAGG GGCTTATCCTCTACCCGGGTAAAGGAGGTCTTGGCTCGTGATGGTCCCAATGCTCTTACCCCACCTCCAACAACTCCAGAATGGGTGAAGTTCTGCAAACAGCTCTTTGGTGGGTTCTCAACCCTGCTGTGGATTGGTGCAATTCTTTGTTTCCTGGCATATGGAATTCAGGCTGCCTCAGAAGACGAACCAGCAAATGACAAT CTTTATCTGGGAATTGTACTGGCTGGTGTTGTCATAATCACAGGATGCTTCTCGTACTATCAAGAGGCCAAGAGCTCTAAGATCATGGAATCTTTCAAGAATCTTGTCCCTCAG CAAGCCCTGGTTGTGCGTGATGGAGAAAAGAAGAGCATCAATGCAGAGGAAGTAGTCGCTGGCGATCTTGTGGAGGTCAAAGGTGGAGACAGAATCCCAGCTGATCTTCGTATAATCTCTGCTCATGGGTGCAAG GTGGACAACTCCTCCCTCACTGGTGAATCTGAGCCTCAGACTCGATCCCCTGACTTCTCAAATGAAAACCCTCTGGAGACGAGAAACATTGCGTTCTTCTCTACCAACTGTGTTGAAG GTACTGCCAGAGGTATCGTCATCAACACTGGTGACCGCACTGTTATGGGCCGTATTGCCACACTTGCCTCCAGCCTGGAAGGTGGACAGACACCAATTGCTAAAGAGATTGAACATTTCATTCACATCATCACTGGTGTAGCTGTGTTCCTGGGTGTGACCTTCTTCATCCTCTCCCTTATTCTTGGATATGGGTGGTTGGAAGCTGTCATTTTCCTTATTGGCATCATTGTTGCTAATGTACCCGAGGGTCTCCTTGCCACTGTAACT GTGTGTCTGACACTGACCGCCAAACGTATGGCAAAGAAGAATTGTCTGGTGAAGAATCTTGAAGCTGTGGAGACTCTCGGCTCAACCTCCACCATCTGCTCTGACAAGACTGGAACTTTAACCCAGAACAGAATGACTGTAGCTCACATGTGGTTTGACAACCAGATTCACGAAGCGGACACAACAGAGAACCAAAGTGGAGCCTCGTTTGACAGAAGCTCTCCTACATGGGCGGCTCTCGCACGCATTGCTGGCCTGTGCAACCGCGCTGTCTTCCTTGGTGATCAGAGCCATCTGCCAATTCTTAAG CGAGAAACAGCTGGTGATGCATCAGAGTCTGCTTTGTTGAAGTGTATTGAGCTTTGCTGTGGTTCAATCACTGAAATGAGAGACAAGTACGCAAAGGTGGCTGAGATCCCTTTCAACTCCACCAACAAATATCAG CTCTCAATCCACAAGAATCCCAATTCCTCAGAGTCTAAGCATCTGCTGGTAATGAAAGGAGCTCCTGAGAGAATCTTGGATAGATGCTCCACTATTCTGATTCAAGGAAAAGAGCAACCTTTAGACCATGATCTGAAAGATTCATTCCAAAATGCTTATGTTGAACTTGGAGGACTTGGAGAAAGAGTGTTGG GTTTCTGCCACTTTAGCCTCTCTGATGACCAGTTTCCTGAAGGGTTTGCATTTGATGCTGATGAAGTGAACTTCCCAACTGAGAATCTGTGTTTTGTTGGTCTTATATCCATGATCGACCCCCCTCGTGCCGCTGTACCAGATGCTGTGGGCAAGTGCAGGAGTGCTGGAATCAAG GTTATCATGGTTACTGGTGACCATCCGATTACAGCTAAAGCTATTGCGAAGGGTGTCGGCATCATCTCTGAAGGCAATGAGACTGTGGAAGATATCGCAGCTCGTTTAAACATCCCAGTTGGAGACGTTAACCCAAG AGATGCTAAGGCCTGTGTGGTCCATGGAGGAGAACTGAAGAGTATGAGTGAAGAAGAACTAGATGATATCCTCAAACACCACACAGAAATTGTGTTTGCCAGAACTTCTCCACAACAAAAACTGATCATAGTGGAAGGTTGTCAGCGACAG GGTGCCATCGTAGCTGTAACAGGTGATGGTGTAAATGACTCTCCTGCTCTGAAGAAGGCTGATATTGGTGTGGCTATGGGTATTGCTGGATCTGATGTATCCAAACAGGCCGCTGACATGATTCTGCTGGATGACAACTTTGCCTCAATCGTCACTGGAGTAGAAGAAG gCCGTTTGATCTTTGACAACTTGAAGAAATCCATTGCCTACACCCTGACCAGCAACATCCCTGAGATTTCCCCCTTCCTTCTGTTCATCATTGCTAATATTCCTCTACCTTTGGGCACAGTCACCATTCTCTGTATTGACTTGGGCACTGACATG GTTCCTGCAATCTCATTGGCCTATGAAACTGCTGAAAGTGACATTATGAAGAGACAACCCAGAAATGCTAAAACAGATAAACTGGTGAATGAGAGGCTAATCAGTATGGCGTACGGTCAAATCG GTATGATGCAAGCGGTTGCAGGGTTCTTTGCCTACTTTGTCATTCTCGCTGAGAATGGATTCCTGCCATCTGATCTAATAGGAATTCGAGTAAATTGGGATGATAAATATCTCAATGATCTGGAGGATAGCTACGGCCAACAGTGG ACGTACGAGCGCAGAAAGGTAATAGAGTACACGTGTCACACGGCATTCTTCGCCAGTATCGTGATTGTTCAATGGGCAGATCTGATCATCTGTAAAACCAGAAGAAATTCCATCGTACAGCAGGGAATGAG AAACAAAATCCTCATCTTCGGACTATTTGAGGAAACAGCTTTGGCCGCTTTTCTGTCCTACTGCCCAGGCATGGATGTGGCTTTGAGAATGTATCCACTCAA ACCAAGCTGGTGGTTCTGTGCCTTCCCATATTCACTGCTCATCTTTGTTTATGATGAAGTCAGAAGATACATCCTTAGGCGGAGCCCAGGAG GCTGGATGGAACAAGAAACGTACTACTGA